The Apium graveolens cultivar Ventura chromosome 10, ASM990537v1, whole genome shotgun sequence nucleotide sequence tttgcttaatgagCTATATTGGAAACGTCGTACACTGACTACCATGTTTATATTCATTcgttaaatacaaattatacaacacaaacaggaatatatatattttgcttaatgagCTATATTGGAAACGTTGTATAATCTAgtaatgtcttgtatgaaaatgatacacattgataaacaatcaacttttatttttatgttcgttagacattatacaacatttacaaataagaaaataacTTAAAATATTATATTTGTATACATCCGGTTACTATGCTAGTTTATTCTATATGACCCAACATAAGTACATAAACCTTACCTTAGGCCCAGTAAATTCTTTTACCTTACCTTACCTTAGGCCCAATAACTTCGGCTATATATATCAGATACCCTCTGTATTCAAATCCCCAGAGTTTTTAGTTTACAAATTAAAGTTATAGCATGGACAACAACAGGAAACTTCTTGTATATCGCAGTGGTGAATCGCTCAAACAATTTTTTCCAGTTTATTGGTCAagtaattaatttataaatatgtTTTGTGTTTTTATATCCATCACACTCAAACAATTTTTTCCAGTTTATTGGTCAagtaattaatttataaatatgtTTTGTGTTTTTATATCCATCACACTCAAACAATTTTTTCCAGTTTATTGGTCAagtaattaatttataaatatgtTTTGTGTTTTTATATCCATCACAGCCACAGCTGTTTATTTAGAttctaaaccctaattttgtttGTAACTTTTTGTAATCTGCTTGCCCTGTAGAGATTCAGAAACACTATGAGTCCTCTGCTCCTCCTCGGAAAGTCATGCCCAAGTTGTCTCCCCTAGGTACGAACTAGCAATTTCACATTTTTAAATCCATCACGTTGTTTGTGACTTTATTGGGTTGGGGAAAAGCtattgatttttgttgtttgttgtAAAATTAGATTTCCATCGAAAAAAGGAATTGCGGTGCTATGAGGACAGGGAGATGAGATCCGCAATTATGTATATTGCGCCTCTTGTTTCTTATTTTGTTGGTAATTGAATTAATCTATCTCTTGCTTTGAATACGTTCACTGCACCTTGTTAATGAAAATATTGACGTGACCCAAATATAATATGCCAGGGGTACGGAGGAAAGTTGATTGCTCGGGCGTTATTATAGACTGGGATGATGCCAATGGACAAGCTACAGTTCTTACTTCTTCAAAATTAATGAGGTCTCCTTCCGAGCGTGATGATTACTATGTACATATCTCCTTCCTTGTTTCTGTAACAAGATGATTCTGCCTGTTATTAATTAGTAATTTTATTCCACCGTAGTAAAAATTCCATAATTTCTGCAGCAGGAGGTTGCTCTATTATATTCTGGTATATTATATGCTTGGCTAGGAACCAAATTTCTGGTCAAATGACAACTGACCGAAAACACAGTAATGATTGATTGTGGTCTGATGTAAAAGTGTGGGAATTATGACGCGCTGATGTAGATGTTTATATCTTGTAAGGTATTCGTGGTTCTTTTTTAAGCATTAGTATACGTTCCTAGGGGAACACGTCAACTGTTATGAAACTGTGTTTTGATGCCCTTCCTCCGGTTCGTGATCTTGATAAGATAGATCAATGTGATTAATTTACATCTGTGATTACTTAAGGGCAATAAACTGTTGAATAAGTGGTATCTCAGAGGGAATTTATTCATACTTTGCCGGCGTGCCATTTTCCTTGTTTTTTAGTtttgtttataatttttttaGTACCTTCTTGTGATATGCGCATCTGATGCAAATTTGCGAATTCAAGCAGAATATGTAATGAAACAATATTTCTCCTTTTATTTTGTCTTCCCTAAGATACTAATGACAACACTAATCTCATAATCTCACCGTACTCAATGCAAATGCTCAATTTCAAATTGATTTTGTTTACTTGCATCAGTGGTATTCATGCGATTTGTCTACTTTTACTCTGCATTGTTTGACTCCATTGCTATTAATTTCATTGTTACCAATGTAATTTATTAATTTTCAGATTGTTGTTCGATTGGAAAATGGAAAAATTCTTTTGGCCGAAGAAAACTATGTTGATTATTATCACAACATAGCGACTTTTAAAGTGAACTCAGATGTCAAATTGAATCATGTAAAGCTTTCATCACCTCCTCCAGAGAGTCTACAAGGAGTTGGAGTAGTTGCTTTAAGAAGGGATTTCCACACTTGCAAATTGTCAGAAAGTAGCGGATTGATTAGTACGGAGTATCCCTATTTTGGATGTGAGCTACTTGTGAGCTCTACTTGTAGCAGTAGCCAGGTATCCATATCTAATCATCATTTTGTGCTATTAGTATAGAAAAAGGCAGCCATTAGTTTGCATGAGTTTTTGTGTTCCCACATAATTTTAGGTTTTTACTTGATTGTGCCTGTTTTTGATGATATTTTGTCAATTTTAAATAGTATAATTGTAGTTTTAACTACTCGGCCACATTTGTTTATAATTGTAAATAATGATGTTTCAAAGTAAGTTTTGCTTTTGGGTCTAGCGGTTAAATTTCCATGTAATTATATATTTTGTTCATATGAGCAAAAATATTGTCTTAATCTAACGACTCCAAATGTCTTTAATATGGAAATAATGCTTTGTTACACGAAGTGATATACATGCATGCACACTCATTTCTATGTTTGCTTTTGTTTTCTTATATTTGTGGCATTCTATTCTTATATATTGGGTCACTAATTTATAAAATTAGACTGGTGAAGGAGGACCGCTTATCACTAAGACCGGTCAAGTGTGTGGCATTAACTTTTTTGATGGCTATCAGTGTGTTCATCCTCTTCCGACATCAGTGATCAGTTCATGCCTGGACAGATGGAAAAATAATGGGTTTGATATCTTTCTTTGATTAATCCTGTTTTTACTGTTCTCCCAACTTTTTGTGTGCGAAAACAATGTTTGTCATTTTTCTGATGTCTTTGCACATAAAACATTTATAATTGGAACTTTTTGTGAAACCTTAAAACTTGGGAATTGTACATTAGCTACCTTGGAATTTAGAGTGTTACAAGTATCTTAA carries:
- the LOC141690387 gene encoding putative protease Do-like 14 isoform X1, encoding MDNNRKLLVYRSGESLKQFFPVYWSKIQKHYESSAPPRKVMPKLSPLDFHRKKELRCYEDREMRSAIMYIAPLVSYFVGVRRKVDCSGVIIDWDDANGQATVLTSSKLMRSPSERDDYYIVVRLENGKILLAEENYVDYYHNIATFKVNSDVKLNHVKLSSPPPESLQGVGVVALRRDFHTCKLSESSGLISTEYPYFGCELLVSSTCSSSQTGEGGPLITKTGQVCGINFFDGYQCVHPLPTSVISSCLDRWKNNGVVVRPWFGLSVIDIAELPHDAFETMPEFCGDSTAIVKEVYEGSPAYEAAVSPGDSVTALNEYPVFCAYQYAQALSSVSRKLGDYYTYRTPHIMLTVKGNPSRTVVADILRVDDMRFCCSWLGNDSDWSCMEPLVGSQTEPEFDIGVNTNVSLPLGFVTDTESESDGDTNTGMVDDSPDDEMRTYPDILY
- the LOC141690387 gene encoding putative protease Do-like 14 isoform X3; its protein translation is MDNNRKLLVYRSEIQKHYESSAPPRKVMPKLSPLDFHRKKELRCYEDREMRSAIMYIAPLVSYFVGVRRKVDCSGVIIDWDDANGQATVLTSSKLMRSPSERDDYYIVVRLENGKILLAEENYVDYYHNIATFKVNSDVKLNHVKLSSPPPESLQGVGVVALRRDFHTCKLSESSGLISTEYPYFGCELLVSSTCSSSQTGEGGPLITKTGQVCGINFFDGYQCVHPLPTSVISSCLDRWKNNGVVVRPWFGLSVIDIAELPHDAFETMPEFCGDSTAIVKEVYEGSPAYEAAVSPGDSVTALNEYPVFCAYQYAQALSSVSRKLGDYYTYRTPHIMLTVKGNPSRTVVADILRVDDMRFCCSWLGNDSDWSCMEPLVGSQTEPEFDIGVNTNVSLPLGFVTDTESESDGDTNTGMVDDSPDDEMRTYPDILY
- the LOC141690387 gene encoding putative protease Do-like 14 isoform X2, producing the protein MFCVFISITLKQFFPVYWSKIQKHYESSAPPRKVMPKLSPLDFHRKKELRCYEDREMRSAIMYIAPLVSYFVGVRRKVDCSGVIIDWDDANGQATVLTSSKLMRSPSERDDYYIVVRLENGKILLAEENYVDYYHNIATFKVNSDVKLNHVKLSSPPPESLQGVGVVALRRDFHTCKLSESSGLISTEYPYFGCELLVSSTCSSSQTGEGGPLITKTGQVCGINFFDGYQCVHPLPTSVISSCLDRWKNNGVVVRPWFGLSVIDIAELPHDAFETMPEFCGDSTAIVKEVYEGSPAYEAAVSPGDSVTALNEYPVFCAYQYAQALSSVSRKLGDYYTYRTPHIMLTVKGNPSRTVVADILRVDDMRFCCSWLGNDSDWSCMEPLVGSQTEPEFDIGVNTNVSLPLGFVTDTESESDGDTNTGMVDDSPDDEMRTYPDILY